The following coding sequences are from one Natrarchaeobaculum sulfurireducens window:
- a CDS encoding adenylyltransferase/cytidyltransferase family protein encodes MTRTVIAQGTFDIVHPGHVHYLEEAAAMGDELYVIVARRSNVDHKEAPICPATQRREVIGGLEAVDEAILGHEADIFVPIEELEPDVIALGHDQHHDAEAIESELERRGIDCEVRRVSGREPATEDEILSTRLIIDRILERRG; translated from the coding sequence GTGACCCGGACCGTCATCGCCCAGGGGACGTTCGACATCGTTCATCCGGGCCACGTTCACTACCTCGAGGAAGCGGCGGCGATGGGGGACGAACTCTACGTCATCGTCGCCCGCCGATCGAACGTCGATCACAAGGAAGCGCCCATCTGCCCCGCGACGCAGCGACGGGAGGTGATCGGCGGGCTCGAGGCCGTCGACGAAGCCATCCTCGGCCACGAAGCGGACATCTTCGTCCCGATCGAAGAACTCGAGCCTGACGTGATTGCGCTGGGCCACGACCAACACCACGACGCGGAGGCCATCGAATCGGAACTCGAGCGCCGCGGGATCGACTGCGAAGTTAGACGCGTCAGCGGCCGTGAACCCGCCACGGAGGACGAAATCCTCTCGACACGACTCATCATCGATCGGATTCTCGAGCGTCGGGGTTGA
- a CDS encoding Mov34/MPN/PAD-1 family protein: MGLLDALFRSNEILGIAEETLEFALESSEATHPHEYMGFLRGTEADELGLDQDGLVITDILVVPGTEVNSVSATVRTSQIPNDVKALGSVHSHPNGVIEPSGADLGTFGRGSVHIIIGAPYRRNDWRAFDSEGKPTTLNVLDVELPDEEEFFDFTQDDIDEDLRR; encoded by the coding sequence ATGGGGTTGCTCGACGCGCTGTTTCGCTCGAACGAGATCCTCGGCATCGCCGAGGAGACCCTCGAGTTTGCCCTCGAATCCTCGGAGGCGACCCATCCACACGAGTATATGGGCTTTCTGCGAGGAACGGAGGCGGACGAACTCGGGCTCGACCAGGACGGCCTCGTCATCACGGACATTCTGGTCGTCCCGGGAACGGAGGTCAACAGCGTCAGCGCGACGGTGCGGACGAGCCAGATTCCGAACGACGTCAAGGCACTCGGCAGCGTCCACTCCCACCCAAACGGCGTGATCGAACCCAGCGGCGCGGACCTCGGAACGTTCGGCCGGGGGAGCGTCCACATCATCATCGGCGCGCCGTACCGACGGAACGACTGGCGAGCGTTCGACTCCGAGGGCAAACCGACGACCCTGAACGTCCTCGACGTCGAACTGCCGGACGAAGAGGAGTTTTTCGATTTTACCCAAGACGACATCGACGAGGATCTACGGCGATGA
- a CDS encoding tRNA-dihydrouridine synthase, which produces MVSFRPRLALASLSGEADADWARAGATYAGAAFLGGIALDDASRAAARDLVERDRAEFLPPDPLAFVDDQLAALTDVPIQPAFNVRSATPGPVVEAARICRDRDALLEINAHCRQNELCAVGCGETLLADADRLQRYVEQASATGATVGVKVRTEVPGVDLAALACDLEDAGGTFVHVDAMDSESVIADVVSTTDLFVIANNGVRDEPTVREYVEYGADAVSVGRPSDNPVVLERVRDAVDRHLGVEATR; this is translated from the coding sequence ATGGTCTCGTTTCGGCCCCGACTCGCACTCGCGAGCCTGAGCGGCGAGGCCGACGCCGACTGGGCTCGAGCGGGCGCGACGTACGCTGGAGCCGCGTTTCTCGGCGGTATCGCACTCGACGACGCCTCGAGAGCGGCTGCTCGCGACCTCGTTGAACGCGACCGAGCCGAGTTCCTCCCGCCGGATCCCCTCGCGTTCGTCGACGATCAGCTGGCCGCCCTCACGGACGTCCCCATTCAGCCGGCGTTCAACGTCCGGAGCGCGACGCCCGGCCCGGTCGTCGAGGCCGCCCGCATCTGTCGCGACCGGGATGCGTTACTCGAGATCAACGCCCATTGTCGACAGAACGAACTGTGTGCGGTCGGCTGTGGCGAGACGCTGCTCGCGGACGCCGACCGACTCCAGCGGTACGTCGAGCAGGCGAGCGCCACCGGCGCGACCGTCGGCGTCAAGGTCCGTACCGAGGTGCCGGGCGTCGACCTGGCTGCTCTCGCATGCGACCTCGAGGACGCCGGCGGTACCTTCGTCCACGTCGACGCGATGGACTCGGAGTCGGTGATCGCCGACGTCGTCTCGACGACCGATCTGTTCGTGATCGCCAACAACGGCGTTCGTGACGAGCCAACCGTTCGCGAGTACGTCGAGTACGGCGCTGACGCCGTCAGCGTCGGTCGTCCCAGTGACAACCCAGTCGTGCTCGAGCGGGTTCGCGACGCGGTGGATCGACATCTGGGCGTCGAGGCGACCCGGTGA
- a CDS encoding adenylate kinase family protein: protein MRVAVTGTPGTGKTTATELLESRLADKDADSEPALEVIHLNEVLEEEGLYTEVDADRESKVADLEALADWLEGRDDAVIESHLAHHFDVDRVAVLRCRPTDLEERLLERGEREAKARENAESEALDVLLAEAVETHGLESVYEIDTTDRDPEAVADALGAVVAGEREPTAGDVDFVGYLE from the coding sequence GTGAGGGTCGCCGTCACCGGGACCCCGGGAACGGGGAAGACAACCGCGACCGAACTGCTCGAGTCACGACTCGCGGACAAAGACGCCGACTCGGAGCCCGCGCTCGAGGTGATCCACCTCAACGAGGTGCTCGAGGAGGAGGGTCTCTACACCGAGGTCGACGCCGACCGCGAGAGCAAGGTCGCCGACCTCGAGGCGCTCGCCGACTGGCTCGAGGGACGGGACGACGCCGTTATCGAATCCCACCTCGCCCACCACTTCGACGTCGACCGCGTCGCCGTCCTCCGGTGTCGGCCGACCGACCTCGAAGAGCGGCTACTCGAGCGCGGCGAACGCGAGGCCAAAGCCAGGGAGAACGCCGAGAGTGAAGCCCTCGACGTCCTTCTCGCCGAGGCGGTCGAGACACACGGCCTCGAGTCGGTCTACGAGATCGATACGACAGACCGCGATCCCGAGGCGGTGGCCGACGCGCTCGGGGCGGTCGTCGCGGGCGAGCGCGAGCCGACTGCGGGCGACGTCGACTTCGTGGGGTATCTCGAATGA
- a CDS encoding cell surface protein produces MELDPTRRTFLAGSATAGVIAVAGCTGGEEDPEPDPDEDEDHDDPDDHDDEHTDEEPDDEPDDDATAQYEIWALDQGRDNIHIYEPGDGDDEFDHVEEIDVNGFEDVPDEGVVPHMMDFSSDYEYAAIACTAGGGQGAGTLVFRTEDRELVGVIDTGPGSHMASFDPSDEYLHVDVMGDRKIVRVDADLEDETFEVVDYIEIHESDVVAEAGIDSGEPICHQYDGHGRTLHTLGPSYHDGALVIVDHDEFAVERAYSGDELPTNCGTMPHPTEDKFYLTAGLPSDPDAEEGTLEYEGVGDYYVYDTAEDEILVDGESTDGIDAHGFWFTPDGEELWVLNRETNDGVIVDPETDEVIEEIDAYGEHQSDDPDERDAPDIMWASPDGEYMFVTLRGPEPVSGDPHAATGVIPGFSVLDVESREIVDVIEPDPIADYDDEDLEDESIHTPDFHGIGVRPTAEFDSEIPNSPPF; encoded by the coding sequence ATGGAGTTGGACCCAACACGACGGACGTTTCTCGCGGGAAGTGCAACGGCTGGCGTCATCGCCGTTGCCGGTTGTACCGGCGGCGAGGAGGACCCGGAGCCCGACCCCGATGAAGACGAGGATCACGACGACCCGGACGATCACGACGACGAGCACACTGACGAAGAGCCAGACGACGAACCGGACGACGACGCAACCGCCCAGTATGAGATCTGGGCGCTCGATCAGGGCCGAGATAACATTCACATTTACGAGCCGGGCGACGGGGACGACGAGTTCGACCACGTCGAGGAGATCGACGTCAACGGTTTCGAAGACGTCCCGGACGAAGGCGTCGTGCCCCACATGATGGACTTCAGTTCCGACTACGAGTACGCGGCCATCGCCTGTACGGCCGGAGGCGGTCAGGGGGCCGGAACACTCGTTTTCCGAACCGAAGACCGAGAACTCGTTGGTGTGATCGACACCGGACCCGGCTCACACATGGCCTCGTTCGATCCGTCCGACGAGTACCTCCACGTCGACGTCATGGGCGACCGGAAGATCGTCCGCGTCGATGCCGACCTCGAGGACGAGACGTTCGAGGTCGTCGACTACATCGAGATCCACGAGAGCGACGTCGTCGCCGAAGCCGGGATCGACTCCGGCGAACCGATCTGTCATCAGTACGACGGACACGGTCGGACGCTGCACACGCTGGGACCGAGCTACCACGACGGCGCGCTCGTGATCGTCGACCACGACGAGTTCGCGGTCGAACGCGCCTACTCCGGCGACGAACTGCCGACTAACTGTGGGACGATGCCCCACCCGACCGAGGACAAGTTCTACCTCACCGCGGGCCTGCCGTCCGATCCCGACGCCGAGGAGGGGACGCTCGAATACGAGGGCGTCGGTGACTACTACGTCTACGACACCGCCGAAGACGAGATCCTCGTCGACGGCGAGAGCACCGACGGGATCGACGCCCACGGCTTCTGGTTCACCCCAGATGGCGAAGAGCTGTGGGTCCTGAACCGCGAGACGAACGACGGCGTCATCGTCGACCCCGAGACCGACGAGGTGATCGAAGAGATCGACGCGTACGGCGAGCACCAGTCGGACGATCCTGACGAGCGCGACGCCCCCGACATCATGTGGGCCTCACCGGACGGCGAGTACATGTTCGTCACGCTCCGCGGCCCGGAACCAGTGTCCGGTGACCCCCACGCTGCGACCGGCGTGATCCCCGGTTTCTCGGTGCTCGACGTCGAGAGCCGCGAGATCGTCGACGTCATCGAACCCGATCCGATCGCAGACTACGATGACGAGGACCTCGAGGACGAGTCGATCCACACGCCGGACTTCCACGGAATCGGCGTCCGACCGACAGCGGAGTTCGACAGCGAGATTCCGAACTCGCCGCCGTTCTAA
- the cofD gene encoding 2-phospho-L-lactate transferase, translating to MVTFLSGGTGTPKLLDGAGVAFSPENTTIVANTGDDIELGGLFVSPDVDTLLFQGGGVLDRETWWGIDGDTHRTNAALMDLASAADLPEGPQYLPEDQQTAGRDLANWRRFSGIAEFMTIGDRDRAVHITRTSLIDQGYTLSEATERLASAFGLSVDLLPMSDDPVASLVHTDEGMMHFQEYWVGHRGEPTVETVEFRGSSNAEPAPGVLEALSDTVVIGPSNPVTSIGPMLALPGVADALAQTTVVAVSPFLGDEVFSGPAGDLMEAVNAEPSTAGLATAYPFADAFVIDEADDTTFDRPTLRTDVTIDSPEDAKRVVRTIEDAIETVN from the coding sequence ATGGTAACGTTCCTCTCCGGTGGCACCGGAACCCCCAAACTGCTCGACGGTGCTGGTGTGGCGTTCTCGCCGGAGAACACCACCATCGTTGCGAACACGGGCGACGACATCGAACTCGGTGGGCTGTTCGTGTCGCCGGACGTCGACACGCTCCTCTTTCAGGGTGGTGGTGTTCTCGACCGCGAGACGTGGTGGGGTATCGACGGCGATACGCATCGGACGAATGCGGCGCTGATGGATCTCGCGTCGGCGGCGGATCTCCCCGAGGGACCGCAGTATCTGCCGGAAGACCAGCAGACGGCCGGACGCGACCTTGCGAACTGGCGACGGTTTTCGGGCATCGCGGAGTTCATGACGATCGGCGACCGAGACCGAGCCGTCCACATTACGCGAACGAGCCTCATCGACCAGGGCTACACCCTGAGTGAGGCAACCGAGCGGCTCGCCAGCGCGTTCGGTCTCAGCGTCGACCTCCTCCCGATGAGTGACGATCCGGTCGCTAGCCTCGTCCACACCGACGAGGGAATGATGCACTTCCAGGAGTACTGGGTCGGCCACCGGGGCGAGCCGACCGTCGAAACCGTCGAGTTCCGTGGGTCTTCGAACGCCGAGCCCGCTCCCGGCGTCCTCGAGGCCCTCTCCGACACCGTCGTTATCGGTCCGTCGAACCCAGTCACGAGTATCGGTCCGATGCTCGCACTGCCCGGCGTCGCCGACGCACTGGCACAGACGACGGTCGTCGCGGTGTCGCCGTTTCTCGGCGACGAGGTCTTCTCGGGCCCGGCTGGCGACCTGATGGAGGCCGTCAACGCCGAGCCGAGCACCGCCGGACTCGCAACCGCGTACCCGTTCGCCGACGCGTTCGTGATCGACGAGGCCGACGACACCACGTTCGACCGACCCACGTTGCGGACGGACGTCACGATCGACAGCCCCGAGGACGCAAAACGGGTCGTTCGAACCATCGAAGACGCCATCGAAACCGTCAACTGA
- a CDS encoding DHH family phosphoesterase, whose protein sequence is MTRESAGNSGDDGYSVVYDLDSDCTVDDISHDTPYLAEINGIVDYGVFVDLSDEVSGLVHESVLEGTYAVGDELVVELETVRDNGDVAFEPIDVDDYAVQAVSHDYALTGTDRLEANVGEQIHLEGEVVQVKQTGGPTIFHIADEYGVVPCAAFEEAGVRAYPQVEVGDVVRITGTPEHRDGSVQIEVDGLSKLDDDVAADARERIEAAIEARAEPHDVEPLIDWPAFEKLRPDLKEVAQLLRRTVLEGRPIRVRHHADGDGMCAAVPVQIALERFIADVHENDDAPRHLVKRLPAKAPFYEMEDATRDLNFALEDREKHGQQLPLLLMLDNGSTAEDVPAYETLAHYDIPIAVVDHHHPDPEAVEDLLDAHVNPYLHDEDYRITTGMCCVELARMIYPDLTDELRHVPAVAGLSDRSKADAMGDYLELAAEEGFDEERLQDVSEALDYAAFWLRYNSGDQLIQDVLQVDSDDDERHEELIEFFAERAREEVDEQLDAAMAHLEHEDLDNGAHLYRIDVENFAHRFTFPAPGKTTGEIHDRKIEETGDPVITVGYGPDFAVLRSDGVRLDIPRMVSELEEEVPGGGVSGGGHLVVGSIKFVKGKREDVIDALVEKMEDAEIDEALSSAAPIDD, encoded by the coding sequence ATGACGCGTGAGTCCGCCGGGAATTCCGGCGACGACGGGTATTCCGTCGTCTACGATCTTGATTCAGACTGTACTGTTGATGACATCTCCCACGACACGCCGTATCTCGCCGAGATCAACGGCATCGTCGACTACGGCGTCTTCGTCGATCTCTCCGACGAGGTCTCGGGGCTCGTCCACGAATCCGTCCTCGAGGGCACCTACGCCGTCGGCGATGAACTCGTCGTCGAACTCGAAACCGTTCGCGACAACGGCGACGTCGCCTTCGAGCCGATCGACGTCGACGACTACGCCGTCCAGGCGGTCTCTCACGACTACGCCCTGACCGGAACCGACCGACTCGAGGCCAACGTCGGCGAGCAGATCCACCTCGAAGGCGAGGTCGTCCAGGTCAAACAGACCGGTGGCCCGACCATCTTCCACATCGCCGATGAGTACGGCGTCGTTCCCTGTGCCGCCTTCGAAGAGGCAGGCGTTCGAGCCTACCCACAGGTCGAAGTCGGCGACGTCGTCCGGATCACTGGCACCCCGGAACACCGCGACGGGTCCGTCCAGATCGAGGTCGACGGCCTCTCGAAACTCGACGACGACGTCGCAGCCGACGCCCGCGAGCGTATCGAGGCAGCGATCGAAGCGCGCGCCGAACCGCACGACGTCGAGCCGCTGATCGACTGGCCGGCGTTCGAGAAGCTCCGACCGGACCTCAAAGAAGTCGCACAACTGCTCCGTCGAACCGTACTCGAGGGTCGCCCGATCCGCGTTCGCCACCACGCCGACGGCGACGGCATGTGTGCGGCCGTCCCCGTCCAGATCGCCCTCGAGCGGTTCATCGCGGACGTCCACGAAAACGACGACGCCCCACGCCACCTCGTCAAGCGACTGCCCGCGAAGGCACCGTTCTACGAGATGGAAGACGCCACCCGCGACCTCAACTTCGCCCTCGAGGACCGCGAGAAACACGGTCAGCAACTGCCGTTGTTGTTGATGCTCGACAACGGTTCGACTGCAGAGGACGTACCAGCCTACGAGACGCTGGCTCACTACGACATCCCCATCGCCGTCGTCGACCACCACCACCCCGACCCCGAGGCCGTCGAAGATCTGCTCGACGCCCACGTCAACCCGTACCTCCACGACGAGGATTACCGCATCACGACGGGAATGTGCTGTGTCGAACTCGCGCGGATGATTTACCCCGACCTCACCGACGAACTTCGTCACGTCCCCGCCGTCGCCGGTCTCTCGGACCGCTCGAAAGCCGATGCGATGGGCGACTACCTCGAGCTCGCCGCCGAGGAAGGCTTCGACGAGGAGCGGCTTCAGGACGTTAGCGAGGCACTCGACTACGCTGCTTTCTGGCTGCGATACAACTCCGGCGATCAGCTCATCCAGGACGTCCTCCAGGTCGACAGCGACGACGACGAGCGCCACGAGGAACTCATCGAGTTCTTCGCCGAACGCGCCCGCGAGGAAGTCGACGAGCAACTCGACGCCGCGATGGCCCATCTAGAACACGAGGATCTGGACAACGGTGCTCACCTCTACCGGATCGACGTCGAGAACTTCGCTCACCGCTTTACGTTCCCCGCACCGGGCAAGACGACGGGTGAGATCCACGACCGCAAGATCGAAGAGACTGGCGACCCGGTCATCACTGTCGGCTACGGTCCCGACTTCGCCGTGTTGCGCAGTGACGGCGTTCGCCTCGACATTCCGCGGATGGTCTCGGAACTCGAGGAGGAGGTTCCAGGCGGCGGCGTCTCCGGTGGCGGTCACCTCGTTGTCGGCTCGATCAAGTTCGTCAAAGGAAAGCGCGAGGACGTGATCGACGCCCTAGTCGAGAAGATGGAAGACGCCGAGATCGACGAAGCGCTCTCGAGTGCAGCGCCGATCGACGACTGA
- the hisC gene encoding histidinol-phosphate transaminase has translation MQPRDLSDHVAYEAGRGIEEVARELDRDPSTFVKLASNENPHGPSPAATEAIRETASSVSSYPKAAHADLVAAIADRWDVEPAQVWLANGGDGAIDYLHRATLEPGESILVPTPGFAYYGMSARFHHGEISEYPLSTDDDFAQSAEDILEAYDGERIVWLTSPHNPSGSTISLSEIERLAEETTDETLVVVDEAYGEFADRESATALLEGRDGFDARDDVAVLRTFSKAYGLAGIRLGYAVVPEAWADAYTRVNTPFAASELACRAGLAAIDDDEHVDLTVETAREAREYMREAIDAHVWPSEGNFVLADVGDAAAVADAMQRRGVIVRDCSSFGLPECIRITCGTDAETNRAVDTLNEVLADLDLETDGADADAEREVPDT, from the coding sequence ATGCAACCGCGTGACCTGTCCGATCACGTCGCCTACGAGGCGGGTCGGGGTATCGAGGAAGTCGCTCGCGAACTCGACCGGGACCCCTCGACGTTCGTCAAACTCGCGTCGAACGAGAACCCCCACGGCCCCTCGCCGGCGGCGACCGAGGCGATCCGGGAGACCGCCTCGAGCGTCAGTTCCTACCCGAAAGCCGCCCACGCCGACCTTGTCGCGGCGATCGCCGACCGTTGGGACGTCGAGCCCGCACAAGTCTGGCTCGCGAACGGCGGCGACGGCGCGATCGACTACCTCCACCGGGCGACCCTCGAGCCCGGCGAGTCGATCCTCGTGCCGACGCCCGGCTTCGCCTACTACGGCATGAGCGCTCGCTTTCACCACGGCGAGATCAGCGAGTATCCCCTCTCTACGGACGACGACTTCGCCCAGTCTGCCGAGGACATCCTCGAGGCCTACGACGGCGAGCGGATCGTCTGGCTGACGAGCCCGCACAACCCCTCCGGCTCGACGATTTCGCTCTCTGAGATCGAACGGCTGGCCGAGGAGACGACCGACGAGACGCTGGTCGTCGTCGACGAAGCCTACGGCGAGTTCGCCGACCGCGAGAGCGCCACTGCCCTGCTCGAGGGCCGCGACGGGTTCGACGCCCGCGACGACGTGGCCGTCCTCCGGACGTTCTCGAAGGCCTACGGACTGGCCGGGATTCGCCTCGGCTACGCCGTCGTCCCCGAGGCGTGGGCGGACGCGTACACCCGCGTGAACACGCCGTTTGCCGCGAGCGAACTCGCCTGCCGGGCCGGGCTGGCCGCGATCGACGACGACGAACACGTCGACCTGACCGTCGAGACGGCCCGGGAGGCCCGCGAGTACATGCGCGAGGCGATCGACGCCCACGTCTGGCCGAGCGAAGGGAACTTCGTCCTCGCCGACGTCGGCGACGCCGCAGCCGTCGCGGACGCGATGCAACGACGCGGCGTCATCGTCCGCGACTGCTCGAGTTTCGGCCTCCCGGAGTGTATCCGAATTACCTGTGGCACCGACGCCGAAACCAACCGCGCCGTCGACACCCTGAACGAGGTACTCGCCGACCTCGACCTCGAGACCGACGGTGCCGACGCGGACGCCGAACGTGAGGTGCCCGACACGTGA
- the ligA gene encoding ATP-dependent DNA ligase LigA — protein sequence MEFATFADRAAAIEAEPADLEIVDHVRALLEDASDDDRGEPQTLEIVARFVQGRVVPAWDSTTLDIGPSTCYEAIARAAGTNVSADDVENRLAERGEIGDVAASYDFGGQQGLNAFTTGGDDGTGGLTVREVYETLVDLAAADGSGSQDRKVDLLFGLFNRCSSDETRYLARLVLSEMRIGVGEGTVRDAIAAAFDVPVDNVERALQVTNDYGQVARIAREEGLDGLDAVDLAVGRPVQAMLAQAGTVTDALEEWDEAAVEWKYDGARIQLHHDPDGIETETTAGEAGSTRVYSRNMEDVTAALPEVVEYAAETLERPAIIDGEVVAVDEAGEPLPFQEVLKRFRRKHDVAKAREDVAVRPVFFDCLHADGEDLLEEPLADRHDRLEDLLAAAQPDGPDPGDVDGLSLLWLTDDPAEIEAIDAEALESGHEGIMLKNPDSTYSPGRRGKHWRKRKPDVETLDCVVTGAEWGEGRRATFLGTFELSVRNETTGDLETVGKVATGITDAQLAELTDLLEPHVANEDGQAVDIAPAIVFEVGYEEIQTSPTYSSGYALRFPRFLGVRHDKDPEDAETLERLERLREP from the coding sequence ATGGAGTTCGCCACGTTCGCCGACCGAGCCGCCGCCATCGAAGCCGAGCCTGCCGACCTGGAAATCGTCGACCACGTGCGTGCCCTGCTCGAGGACGCGAGCGACGACGACCGTGGCGAACCGCAGACTCTCGAGATCGTCGCCCGGTTCGTCCAGGGACGGGTCGTTCCCGCGTGGGACTCGACGACGCTCGACATCGGGCCGAGCACCTGTTACGAGGCAATCGCCCGCGCGGCTGGGACGAACGTGAGCGCCGACGACGTCGAGAACCGACTCGCCGAGCGCGGGGAGATCGGCGACGTGGCGGCGAGCTACGACTTCGGCGGCCAGCAAGGCCTGAACGCGTTCACGACTGGCGGTGACGACGGCACGGGCGGGCTCACCGTCCGCGAAGTGTACGAGACGCTCGTCGACCTCGCCGCCGCGGACGGATCGGGGAGCCAGGACCGCAAGGTCGACCTGCTCTTCGGGCTGTTCAACCGCTGCTCGAGCGACGAAACCCGGTATCTCGCCCGACTCGTCCTCTCGGAGATGCGCATCGGTGTCGGCGAGGGCACCGTCAGAGACGCTATCGCTGCGGCGTTCGACGTCCCGGTCGACAACGTCGAGCGCGCCCTGCAGGTGACCAACGATTACGGACAGGTCGCGCGGATCGCCCGCGAGGAGGGGCTGGACGGTCTCGACGCGGTCGACCTCGCGGTGGGTCGGCCCGTCCAGGCGATGCTCGCCCAGGCCGGCACCGTCACCGACGCGCTCGAGGAGTGGGACGAGGCCGCCGTCGAGTGGAAGTACGACGGCGCGAGAATCCAGTTACACCACGATCCCGACGGGATCGAAACCGAGACGACAGCGGGCGAGGCGGGGTCGACCCGCGTCTACTCCCGGAACATGGAAGACGTCACCGCCGCGTTGCCGGAGGTCGTCGAGTACGCCGCCGAGACCCTCGAGCGTCCGGCGATCATAGACGGTGAGGTCGTCGCCGTCGACGAGGCTGGCGAGCCGCTCCCGTTCCAGGAGGTCTTAAAACGGTTCCGACGAAAGCACGACGTGGCGAAAGCCCGCGAGGACGTGGCCGTCCGCCCCGTCTTCTTCGACTGTCTGCACGCCGATGGCGAGGACTTGCTCGAGGAGCCGCTGGCCGACCGTCACGACCGACTCGAGGACCTGTTAGCCGCGGCTCAGCCTGACGGCCCCGATCCTGGGGACGTCGACGGCCTCTCGTTGCTGTGGCTCACCGACGACCCAGCCGAGATCGAGGCGATCGACGCCGAGGCGCTCGAGTCGGGCCACGAGGGGATCATGCTCAAAAACCCCGACTCGACGTACTCGCCGGGTCGACGCGGAAAACACTGGCGCAAGCGCAAACCCGACGTGGAGACGCTCGACTGCGTCGTCACCGGTGCGGAGTGGGGCGAGGGCCGCCGGGCGACGTTCCTCGGCACCTTCGAACTCTCCGTCCGGAACGAGACGACGGGCGACCTCGAGACCGTCGGCAAGGTCGCGACCGGAATCACGGACGCACAACTCGCGGAGCTGACGGACCTACTCGAGCCCCACGTCGCGAACGAAGACGGGCAGGCGGTCGACATCGCGCCCGCGATCGTCTTCGAGGTCGGCTACGAGGAGATCCAGACTTCGCCGACGTACTCGTCGGGCTACGCCCTGCGATTCCCGCGATTCCTCGGCGTCCGCCACGACAAGGACCCCGAGGATGCGGAGACGCTCGAGCGACTCGAGCGGCTACGGGAGCCGTAA